Proteins from a single region of Salinibacter grassmerensis:
- a CDS encoding PAS domain S-box protein, with protein sequence MASSSSSSTPSPSNDKKKYVSLDPSRLQALRRYEILDSPPEETFDRISDLAAALFDVPVGLITFVEDDRQWHKACVGFDAPELDLDSSFCVHTLEDGQRLVVEDATDDERFEGNPLVTGDRHIRFYAGSPMTTPDGHVLGTVCVLGTEPHSPSEKQLAGLDELAQMAVDQLERRRRQKIRAAGQTSGAELDETRLNELLASLDDVVWEVQVYPESSAATGSRRKELLYTNSSEENIFGRPTDALVQDPMLALSAAHPRDQPDLPGVDALLERGSWRGEYRILQPDGSPQWVETSVQVVGRTSSSPGEDETLTSPVKLAGVTRSVHRRHQAEASLREKSTALSEEKARLRVALGAADAGVFEWSVPEDRRTWDERARQLFGLDAAPRTTGELIEHVHPDDRGRLQDVMARALGDPDRETCQFRYRVQHADGDTRRVHARAKILRDEKGEPERLIGIYQDVTERWKRTRQLRRSERQFEAVFQDPNMFVGLLDLEGTLRGVNDTALSFIQEARDDVLGQPFWETPWWDHDAALQADLQEWIQRAAGGEYVAYQSQHVDTDGLEYTIRGSIRPVTDEDGAVTALIASGRDVTAREDQRRELEVLHQAVEDAADGMAVLAGDEYVYVDQTHAELYGFDDKEQLLGNTWRMLYGDEEVERLEDTVFPVLEEEGHWQGLVTGQQPDGSTFPAALSLTLTEAGRLVCTVRDMTGRQERSRRRQLLLTASETGIAEWDLRTGQVRWDGMLRDSFGHAPTSTEEFFALVPPDDRPWVRERFESVAESASSWNGEFQIEDGDGRTRWVEALVVPIFDDGEVARLLMAGTDATERKRHERELRIKERAMNEANVGIQIIDPTQPEHPLVYVNEGFEEQTGYHRDDVLGRGHQLLQGPDTDPGTIETIRSAIDAEEQATVEVKTYRDDGTPYWSRLSLAPVYSEEDTLQNYVGIRQDITEQRRQTEMLRERQRKLDLALAETSSGLLEWDFQTGEVRWDETLQDRFGHAPTTFDAFTDLVHPNDRSRVEAALEEMIDTGTPWSGEFWVFHPDEAIARMKLRATPIYEDGEAIRALGIATDVTTQHKRDRALAASRKRYEELLQATPDPVFLADADTGRIVEANAAAADLLGRPLEEIVGIHQTDLHPSGQSEAYASLFESLEGNSPMRTTPDGTQIEVVTDDGTTVPVEINATTVDLPDGRVVYGVFRDISDRRTMQEHLTRRERRFRMMFEHHSAPMLLIDEDTGAIERANAAAVEFYGHDPATLTSMSIQDINQLPAEEVSQERRRAAAEGEEFLFEHELASGEVRTVRVLSAPVPDLDRGGTLLFSVIHDVTERETHQQDLADQKAFLEQILDTIDDVFYLLDEDGDLVLWNDSLSAVTGYTDAELETMTALDFFGDDATRVHDAIEAADTDDSVRVEASMTTKDGRKVRHEFTGDVFQDPERGRVLCGIGRDITEREDRRQALRHANQRFEQFAETVPNALFIVSLEYSELYYANGAVEKLYGVNRDTLHEHPSAWTRHVHPQDLSALRAAMEAQSTDEARWPQHQEFRVLHPTRGRRWLSVRLDVIDSDDPLQRLAGVATDVTKRKTREQRLRVLHRTTRDLLDVTTRAGAASIVVDALSGTLGLQEAAVYLRDGDLLKKSGAANGGEVGAVPQVEKGHSPLWTAFETGEPQVYPDPDTIDDGIDRSSLKACAYVPVGEHGALVVGTKAQNRLGEGEVRLLEIVARTLRDALNGLGKKRDLVARERRYRTLAENIPNGAVFLFDDDLTYTLAVGELIGTYELEESDLIGAQVGTVLIGIEGGRHPIVDRFEAALDGERTDRRVGVGGRTLRVQIVPLQGEAEARGLLLAQDVTEEVRRERELFNAKEAAEEANQMKSTLLANMSHEIRTPLTSILGFAEAIEEETQDLTSPVEAPLLSSLEEFAGLIQHSGQRLMDTFTDVLNLSRLKAGDMDLPAEETDLSEQARAAAEELRPQAEEKGIGLEIETGEEPIRARANADGVQIVLRNLVSNAIKYTDDGSVSIRARREDEHALLEVEDTGIGMDPEVVPSLFEAFRQESEGMGREYEGVGLGLTVTKRAVERMNGSIEVETEKGVGSRFIVRLPRPTTSPQSSSQGQSLAA encoded by the coding sequence ATGGCCAGTTCCTCTAGCTCATCGACGCCGTCTCCGAGCAATGACAAGAAGAAGTATGTGAGCCTGGACCCCAGCCGACTCCAGGCCCTGCGCCGCTACGAGATCCTCGACAGCCCACCGGAGGAAACGTTCGACCGCATCTCGGACCTCGCGGCGGCCCTGTTCGACGTGCCCGTAGGACTCATCACGTTTGTCGAAGACGACCGGCAGTGGCACAAGGCCTGCGTGGGCTTCGACGCCCCGGAGCTTGACCTGGACTCCTCTTTTTGCGTCCACACTCTCGAGGATGGCCAGCGGCTGGTCGTGGAGGACGCCACAGACGACGAGCGGTTTGAGGGAAACCCCCTCGTGACGGGCGACCGCCACATCCGCTTTTACGCCGGCTCCCCGATGACGACACCGGACGGCCACGTGCTGGGCACCGTCTGCGTACTCGGCACCGAACCTCACTCGCCCTCGGAAAAGCAGCTCGCGGGGCTCGATGAACTGGCACAAATGGCGGTCGACCAGCTGGAACGGCGGCGGCGCCAGAAAATCCGTGCAGCCGGGCAGACTAGTGGCGCTGAGTTGGACGAAACGCGGCTGAACGAGCTGCTTGCCTCACTCGACGATGTGGTCTGGGAGGTCCAGGTTTACCCCGAAAGCTCGGCCGCCACGGGCTCTCGCCGCAAAGAGCTGCTTTACACCAACAGTTCGGAAGAGAACATCTTCGGCCGACCGACCGATGCGCTCGTCCAGGACCCGATGCTTGCGCTGTCGGCGGCCCATCCACGGGACCAGCCGGACCTTCCCGGTGTCGACGCCCTGCTCGAACGCGGCAGTTGGCGCGGGGAGTACCGAATTCTCCAGCCGGACGGATCCCCTCAGTGGGTGGAAACCTCTGTGCAGGTTGTTGGGCGCACCTCGTCTTCACCAGGGGAAGACGAGACGCTGACGTCCCCCGTCAAGCTGGCCGGCGTCACCCGGAGTGTCCACCGCCGCCATCAGGCGGAAGCGTCTCTTCGAGAAAAGAGCACGGCGCTCTCCGAGGAGAAAGCACGTCTCCGCGTGGCTCTCGGGGCCGCCGATGCCGGGGTGTTCGAGTGGTCCGTTCCGGAAGACCGGCGCACGTGGGATGAGCGGGCCCGGCAGCTCTTCGGTCTCGACGCAGCCCCCCGCACAACCGGCGAGCTCATCGAGCACGTCCACCCGGATGATCGGGGACGTCTCCAGGACGTGATGGCTCGCGCACTGGGCGACCCCGACCGGGAAACCTGCCAGTTCCGCTACCGCGTCCAACACGCCGACGGAGACACCCGGCGCGTCCATGCCCGAGCGAAGATTCTTCGGGACGAGAAGGGAGAGCCAGAGCGGCTGATTGGAATCTATCAGGACGTGACTGAGCGGTGGAAACGGACCCGGCAGCTACGTCGCAGCGAGCGGCAGTTCGAGGCGGTCTTTCAGGACCCGAACATGTTTGTCGGCCTCCTCGACCTGGAAGGGACACTCCGGGGGGTCAACGACACGGCCCTGTCTTTTATCCAGGAGGCCCGGGACGACGTGCTGGGCCAGCCCTTCTGGGAGACCCCCTGGTGGGACCACGACGCCGCGCTTCAGGCGGACCTTCAGGAATGGATTCAGCGGGCGGCCGGTGGGGAGTACGTGGCCTACCAGTCCCAGCACGTGGACACCGATGGGCTCGAGTATACGATCCGGGGTAGCATCCGTCCTGTCACGGACGAGGACGGTGCGGTCACCGCCCTCATCGCCTCGGGCCGCGACGTGACAGCCCGGGAAGACCAGCGGCGGGAACTGGAGGTGCTTCATCAGGCCGTCGAGGACGCCGCCGACGGCATGGCGGTGTTGGCCGGGGACGAGTATGTGTACGTCGACCAGACCCACGCCGAACTGTACGGCTTCGACGACAAAGAGCAGCTTCTCGGCAACACCTGGCGGATGCTTTATGGGGACGAGGAGGTCGAGCGCTTAGAGGATACGGTGTTTCCGGTTCTCGAGGAAGAGGGCCACTGGCAGGGGCTCGTGACCGGACAGCAGCCGGACGGTAGCACCTTTCCGGCGGCACTGTCCCTTACGCTCACAGAGGCAGGGCGGCTCGTGTGCACCGTGCGGGACATGACTGGGCGCCAGGAGCGAAGCCGGAGGCGCCAACTCCTGCTCACTGCGAGCGAGACCGGCATTGCCGAGTGGGACCTCCGCACCGGCCAGGTTCGGTGGGACGGCATGCTCCGCGATTCCTTCGGACACGCGCCTACGAGTACCGAGGAGTTTTTCGCACTGGTCCCCCCGGACGACCGTCCATGGGTGCGGGAACGGTTCGAGTCCGTTGCCGAAAGCGCGTCTTCCTGGAACGGCGAGTTCCAAATTGAGGACGGGGACGGGCGCACCCGCTGGGTCGAGGCCCTGGTGGTTCCCATCTTCGACGACGGGGAGGTGGCACGCCTGCTCATGGCGGGGACGGACGCCACGGAGCGAAAGCGACACGAGCGCGAGCTCCGGATCAAGGAGCGGGCGATGAACGAGGCCAACGTGGGCATTCAGATTATCGACCCCACTCAGCCCGAACACCCACTGGTCTACGTAAACGAAGGCTTCGAGGAGCAGACCGGCTACCACCGAGACGATGTCTTGGGCCGGGGCCACCAGCTTCTCCAGGGCCCGGACACCGATCCTGGCACGATCGAGACAATCCGATCGGCTATCGACGCCGAGGAGCAGGCCACCGTCGAGGTCAAAACCTATCGGGACGATGGCACGCCGTACTGGAGCCGGCTCTCCCTTGCCCCGGTGTACAGCGAGGAGGACACACTCCAGAACTACGTGGGCATCCGCCAGGACATCACCGAGCAGCGCCGTCAGACCGAGATGCTCAGGGAGCGTCAGCGGAAGCTCGACCTGGCGCTGGCAGAAACCAGCAGTGGGCTTCTGGAATGGGACTTTCAGACCGGGGAAGTGCGGTGGGACGAGACCCTCCAGGACCGATTTGGGCATGCTCCAACAACCTTCGACGCCTTCACCGATCTCGTTCACCCCAATGATCGTTCTCGCGTGGAAGCGGCCCTGGAGGAGATGATCGATACCGGCACGCCGTGGAGCGGGGAGTTTTGGGTTTTCCACCCCGATGAGGCAATTGCCCGGATGAAGCTTCGAGCGACGCCAATCTACGAGGATGGGGAGGCGATCCGTGCCCTGGGCATCGCGACCGACGTCACGACGCAGCACAAACGCGATCGGGCCCTGGCGGCCAGCCGCAAGCGCTACGAGGAACTTCTTCAGGCAACCCCCGACCCCGTCTTCCTGGCCGACGCAGACACAGGCCGGATTGTAGAGGCGAACGCAGCGGCCGCGGATCTACTTGGGCGTCCCCTTGAGGAAATTGTGGGAATCCACCAGACCGATCTTCATCCGTCGGGGCAGTCCGAGGCATATGCCTCTTTGTTCGAGAGTCTCGAAGGGAACAGTCCGATGCGGACCACCCCCGACGGGACACAGATAGAGGTCGTGACCGACGACGGCACGACCGTCCCCGTTGAGATCAACGCCACCACCGTAGATCTCCCCGACGGCCGCGTGGTGTATGGTGTTTTTCGGGACATCTCCGATCGGAGGACCATGCAGGAACACCTGACCCGCCGAGAGCGCCGGTTCCGAATGATGTTCGAACACCACAGCGCTCCGATGCTGCTGATCGACGAGGACACGGGGGCAATCGAGAGGGCCAACGCGGCGGCCGTCGAGTTCTACGGCCACGACCCGGCTACACTGACGTCCATGTCGATTCAGGACATCAACCAGCTCCCCGCGGAGGAGGTGTCCCAGGAGCGACGCAGGGCGGCGGCCGAGGGCGAGGAGTTCCTGTTCGAACACGAACTTGCCTCCGGGGAGGTCCGGACGGTGCGGGTCCTCTCCGCACCGGTTCCGGACCTGGACCGGGGCGGGACGCTCCTCTTCTCGGTGATCCACGACGTGACCGAACGTGAGACCCACCAACAGGACCTAGCCGACCAGAAGGCGTTTCTGGAGCAGATCCTTGACACGATCGACGACGTGTTCTACCTGCTCGACGAGGACGGCGACCTCGTTCTCTGGAACGATAGCCTGAGCGCGGTCACTGGCTACACGGATGCGGAGCTCGAGACCATGACCGCCCTTGACTTCTTCGGAGACGACGCGACCCGCGTCCACGACGCCATCGAGGCAGCCGACACGGATGATTCCGTCCGGGTTGAGGCATCGATGACAACGAAGGACGGACGAAAGGTGCGCCACGAGTTTACGGGAGATGTCTTCCAGGACCCGGAACGGGGCCGGGTGTTGTGCGGAATCGGGCGTGACATTACCGAACGAGAAGACCGGCGCCAGGCCCTTCGGCACGCCAACCAGCGGTTCGAGCAGTTCGCGGAGACCGTGCCGAATGCACTCTTCATCGTCTCTCTCGAGTACTCAGAGCTTTACTACGCCAACGGCGCGGTCGAAAAGCTATACGGCGTGAACCGGGACACCCTCCACGAGCACCCCAGTGCCTGGACCCGCCACGTGCACCCTCAGGACCTCTCTGCCCTCCGGGCGGCCATGGAGGCGCAGTCCACGGACGAAGCACGCTGGCCGCAGCATCAGGAGTTCCGGGTGCTGCACCCCACCCGCGGCCGCCGGTGGCTCTCGGTACGGCTGGACGTCATTGACAGTGACGATCCGCTCCAGCGGCTTGCCGGTGTGGCGACCGACGTGACCAAGCGCAAAACTCGGGAGCAGCGCCTCCGGGTGCTCCACCGCACCACACGGGATCTTCTGGACGTGACCACGAGGGCGGGCGCCGCGTCCATCGTGGTCGACGCTCTCAGCGGCACCCTTGGGCTCCAGGAGGCGGCCGTGTATCTCCGAGACGGCGACCTGCTCAAGAAAAGCGGCGCGGCCAACGGCGGCGAGGTCGGAGCGGTGCCTCAGGTTGAGAAGGGACACTCCCCGCTCTGGACCGCTTTCGAGACCGGAGAGCCCCAGGTGTACCCTGATCCCGATACGATCGACGATGGCATCGACCGGTCGAGCCTGAAGGCCTGTGCGTACGTTCCGGTGGGAGAGCACGGCGCTCTCGTGGTGGGCACAAAGGCCCAGAACCGGCTCGGCGAGGGGGAGGTGCGCCTTCTGGAGATCGTGGCCCGGACCCTTCGGGACGCGCTCAACGGGCTTGGCAAAAAGCGTGATCTGGTCGCGCGGGAGCGCCGCTACCGCACCCTCGCCGAGAACATCCCCAACGGGGCGGTCTTCCTCTTCGACGACGACCTCACCTACACGCTGGCAGTCGGGGAGCTAATCGGCACGTATGAGCTGGAGGAGTCCGACCTCATCGGCGCGCAGGTCGGCACCGTTCTCATTGGCATCGAAGGGGGACGACACCCCATCGTAGACCGCTTTGAGGCCGCCCTGGATGGGGAGCGGACGGACCGGCGGGTCGGGGTCGGGGGGCGCACGCTCCGTGTTCAGATCGTGCCCCTACAGGGCGAGGCGGAGGCAAGAGGCCTCCTGCTGGCCCAGGATGTGACCGAGGAGGTCCGTCGCGAGCGCGAGCTTTTTAACGCCAAGGAGGCCGCCGAGGAGGCCAATCAAATGAAATCGACCCTGCTGGCAAACATGAGCCACGAGATTCGCACGCCCCTGACCTCGATTCTCGGCTTCGCGGAGGCGATTGAGGAGGAAACCCAGGACCTGACGTCTCCGGTGGAGGCGCCCCTCCTCTCGTCC
- a CDS encoding PAS domain-containing protein codes for MISSTVQHLDDDEALKRSTVLERVSEGIVALDTDLRYTYVNDRAEQILDADRTQLIGQHVWDAFPESRGTAAENALDAAMATQERQSFERFDPGLDQWFEVRVYPDKSGLSLYFTDITDRKTSEQELAQKNRQLSALVENTAQAVYLKDRAGRYQFVNEAAADLVGLTPEEAVGKRAEDLFDAESAAEIRRVDEQILADGNAESYEATRFIDGEKHVFLENRYPHRDEDGTIVGIVGISREITERKRREKTLEGSRQRLKSLFEDLPDSVVVHDAEGNILDVNEQTVDELGYTYRELLSMNVADFEVGLSQEELRETWTTMEVGDRAKKSGRHRRKDGSSFPIEVWVDKTEIGGEKRFIALTRDVTEQLQREQTLKALSEEYHALLENAEDAIFFVDVEEEEAGMEFRFERLNPYHEAATGLDSESVRGKTPREVLGPNLGAELEANYHRCVEAGEPISYQEELDMPAGTQIWQTKLAPVIVDDAVTRIVGIARDVTDQVHREEELRRKNERLDEFAGIVAHDLRNPLNVAQMRTTLSVEDPAYEELHREKVHQALDRMEDIISDTLVLARRGNEAESLEPVSVMEIAEQCWDMVETDGASLDVNDERTIEADPDRLRHVFENLFRNAVEHSEGDVTVRVGRADDSTLYVEDDGPGVSPERREKAFEPGETSREEGTGFGLSIVKRIAEAHGWTVRLTDADNGGARFEFTGVKIIS; via the coding sequence ATGATCTCCTCCACCGTGCAGCACCTCGACGACGACGAAGCACTAAAACGAAGCACCGTCCTTGAGCGCGTGAGCGAGGGCATCGTGGCCCTCGATACGGATCTCCGGTATACCTACGTCAACGACCGGGCCGAGCAGATCCTGGATGCCGACCGGACGCAATTGATCGGCCAGCACGTGTGGGACGCCTTCCCGGAGTCGCGGGGAACCGCCGCGGAGAATGCCCTCGACGCGGCGATGGCAACTCAGGAACGGCAATCCTTTGAGCGATTCGACCCGGGCCTAGACCAGTGGTTCGAAGTACGCGTCTATCCCGACAAGAGCGGACTGTCGCTCTACTTCACCGACATCACGGACCGGAAAACCTCGGAACAGGAGCTCGCGCAGAAAAACCGTCAGCTTAGCGCGCTCGTCGAGAACACCGCACAGGCCGTGTACCTCAAGGATCGTGCGGGGCGCTACCAGTTCGTGAACGAGGCGGCCGCCGATCTTGTCGGGCTCACCCCCGAGGAGGCCGTCGGGAAGCGCGCCGAAGACCTGTTCGACGCCGAGAGTGCCGCCGAAATTCGTAGGGTCGACGAGCAGATCCTCGCGGACGGGAACGCAGAATCCTACGAGGCCACCCGGTTCATCGACGGTGAGAAACACGTCTTTCTGGAAAATAGGTACCCGCACCGCGACGAGGACGGCACCATCGTGGGCATCGTCGGCATCAGCCGAGAGATCACCGAGCGGAAGCGGCGTGAGAAGACCCTCGAGGGCAGTCGCCAGCGCCTGAAGTCGCTGTTCGAGGATCTTCCCGACTCTGTCGTGGTCCACGACGCGGAGGGAAACATCTTAGACGTCAACGAGCAAACGGTCGACGAGCTCGGCTACACGTACCGGGAGCTGCTGTCCATGAACGTGGCGGACTTCGAGGTCGGCCTGTCCCAGGAGGAGCTGCGGGAGACCTGGACAACCATGGAGGTCGGCGACCGCGCGAAGAAAAGCGGCCGCCACCGCCGTAAGGATGGCTCCTCGTTCCCAATCGAGGTGTGGGTGGACAAGACGGAAATCGGCGGCGAGAAGCGTTTCATCGCCCTCACCCGAGACGTGACGGAGCAGCTCCAAAGAGAACAAACCCTCAAGGCGCTCAGCGAAGAATACCACGCACTTCTCGAGAACGCCGAGGACGCCATTTTCTTCGTCGACGTGGAGGAGGAGGAGGCGGGCATGGAATTTCGCTTCGAGCGCCTCAACCCGTACCACGAGGCCGCGACGGGACTCGACTCGGAATCCGTCCGGGGAAAAACCCCCCGGGAGGTTCTCGGCCCGAACCTCGGCGCCGAACTCGAGGCGAACTACCACCGCTGCGTAGAGGCCGGGGAGCCCATTTCCTACCAGGAGGAGCTCGACATGCCCGCGGGGACGCAGATCTGGCAGACCAAGCTCGCGCCCGTCATCGTTGACGACGCGGTTACCCGCATCGTCGGGATTGCCCGCGACGTCACTGATCAGGTTCACCGCGAAGAGGAACTTCGCCGCAAGAACGAACGACTGGACGAGTTTGCGGGCATCGTGGCCCACGACCTCCGCAACCCGCTCAACGTCGCGCAGATGCGCACCACGCTTTCCGTCGAGGATCCTGCCTACGAGGAGCTCCACCGCGAGAAAGTACACCAGGCCCTCGACCGGATGGAGGATATCATCTCCGACACACTGGTCCTCGCCCGGCGGGGCAACGAGGCTGAATCCCTCGAGCCCGTTTCGGTAATGGAGATCGCGGAGCAGTGCTGGGACATGGTCGAGACCGACGGGGCGTCCCTGGATGTCAACGACGAGCGCACGATCGAGGCCGATCCGGACCGCCTCCGACACGTCTTCGAAAATCTCTTCCGGAACGCCGTGGAGCACAGCGAGGGCGATGTGACGGTGCGGGTGGGGCGTGCCGACGACTCCACCCTGTACGTGGAGGACGACGGGCCTGGGGTGTCGCCTGAACGCCGCGAGAAAGCATTCGAGCCCGGGGAAACGTCGCGGGAAGAGGGGACCGGCTTTGGTCTCTCAATCGTGAAGCGCATCGCCGAGGCACACGGCTGGACCGTCCGCCTCACGGACGCGGACAACGGGGGCGCCCGGTTCGAATTTACCGGGGTAAAGATCATTTCGTAG
- a CDS encoding efflux RND transporter permease subunit, whose translation MNRAIDWFARNGVAANLLMVLLLIGGGAAAFTTVQEVFPEFSLDSVQIQVTYPGGSPEEVEQSIVRRIEDRIEGVEGIDRILGTATENAGVVTAELKRGTDLSRARTDIKSEVDRITAFPEEAEQPIVTEVTNRQQALQIALYGDASERTLKELAQRVKDDLTRNPQISFVRIGGVRDYEISVEASREALRKHGMSLAELSQIVREGSLDLPGGSVETDEEEIVIRTEGQNYTKQDFEDIVALTRDDGTKVRLGEIVNVRDGFAENSDLITRFNGEPAAILNVFRTGQEQVLEIEETVKTYLDGDLQASLPAGIETAIWQNQAESLRSRLNLLIENGILGLILVVVTLTLFLAPRLAFWTSVGIFLSFSGTFILMQYLDVSINLLSLFGFILSIGIVVDDAIVVGENVYAEQESKGDPLEASIRGTQRVGIPVIFAVLTTVAAFSPLLFIGGTIGKFLGDIPTIVIIVLLLSLVEVLLILPYHLSERPDQEPGTPNLAIRTLNQVRRWVAAQLWAFVRGPLTTALRFATRRYGITIVAGVSLLFISFSFASNGYIGFSFFPSVQGKLVAAQLEMPVGTTPEATERMTARLQETGYEAIEELERKAGQDLVENVYVAVGRQPQANSDPGAGGFTATQANVAEVSFEMIDPEERDITSSQFEEQWREETGRVPSARSLSFTANVVSVGKPVSVELSASTPEKLDRTVAAVQDSLARFGGVFDIKSDQEQGKQELELAMKPGARTLGLSLNDLAGQVRAAFFGLESYRLQRGQNEVRVYTRLPDDQRNSIEDLNDYRIRTAAGAQVPLEEVADVSFGYSPSQINRQDGRRVVTVTADVDPGVTTGNAVKSSLENRVLPNIQREIPGATFGFGGQQRQQRKAQSALVIGFLLALFAIYALLAIPFRSYLQPLVIMSTIPFGWIGALLGHLMLDIQLGLLSIYGIVGLSGVIVNDALVMLDFANEERAKGRDWPESLVRAGQMRFRPILLTSLTTFLGLFPIIIEQSVQAQFLIPMAVSLGVGIVFGTAVLMMIVPSIAMLQDRAVGWVQTRLLGYDEPVKHFGPYEEKALNE comes from the coding sequence ATGAATAGAGCAATCGACTGGTTCGCCCGCAACGGCGTGGCGGCCAACTTGCTGATGGTTCTGCTCCTCATAGGGGGTGGGGCAGCGGCCTTTACGACCGTCCAGGAGGTCTTCCCCGAGTTTAGTCTCGACTCGGTGCAGATCCAGGTCACCTACCCCGGCGGCTCGCCCGAAGAGGTGGAGCAGTCCATCGTCCGCCGCATCGAGGACCGCATCGAGGGCGTCGAGGGCATCGACCGGATCCTGGGCACCGCCACGGAGAACGCGGGCGTCGTGACGGCGGAGCTGAAGCGGGGCACCGACCTCTCGCGGGCCCGCACCGACATCAAGTCGGAGGTCGACCGCATCACCGCATTTCCGGAGGAGGCCGAGCAGCCGATCGTCACGGAGGTCACCAACCGCCAGCAGGCCCTCCAGATTGCCCTTTACGGCGACGCGAGTGAGCGCACCCTGAAGGAGCTTGCCCAGCGCGTGAAAGACGACCTCACGCGCAATCCGCAGATCTCCTTTGTGCGCATCGGGGGCGTCCGGGACTACGAGATCTCCGTGGAGGCGTCCCGCGAGGCCCTTCGCAAGCATGGCATGAGCTTGGCCGAACTGTCACAAATCGTGCGGGAGGGGAGCCTCGATCTGCCGGGCGGAAGCGTGGAAACGGATGAGGAGGAGATTGTCATTCGGACGGAGGGGCAGAACTACACGAAGCAGGACTTCGAAGACATCGTGGCTCTCACCCGCGACGACGGCACGAAGGTGCGCCTCGGGGAAATCGTAAACGTCCGGGACGGGTTCGCGGAAAACTCCGACCTCATCACGCGCTTCAACGGCGAGCCGGCCGCCATTCTCAACGTCTTCCGCACGGGGCAGGAGCAAGTACTCGAAATCGAGGAGACGGTCAAGACGTACCTCGATGGGGACCTTCAAGCCTCCCTGCCGGCCGGGATTGAAACCGCCATCTGGCAGAACCAGGCCGAGAGCCTCCGCAGCCGGCTCAACCTGCTGATCGAAAACGGCATTCTGGGGCTCATCCTCGTCGTGGTCACGCTCACGCTCTTCCTGGCGCCCCGACTGGCCTTCTGGACCTCGGTCGGCATCTTCCTGTCGTTCAGCGGCACGTTCATCCTCATGCAGTACCTGGACGTGTCGATCAACCTGCTGTCGCTCTTCGGCTTCATCCTCTCCATCGGCATCGTGGTCGACGACGCCATCGTGGTCGGCGAGAACGTGTACGCCGAGCAGGAAAGCAAGGGAGACCCCTTGGAGGCATCAATTCGGGGGACGCAGCGCGTCGGCATCCCGGTCATCTTCGCCGTCCTGACGACTGTGGCGGCCTTCTCGCCCCTGCTCTTCATCGGCGGCACGATCGGCAAATTTCTCGGGGACATTCCCACGATTGTCATCATCGTCCTGCTGCTGTCGCTCGTGGAGGTGCTTCTGATCCTCCCCTATCACCTATCGGAGCGACCGGACCAGGAGCCGGGCACCCCCAATCTTGCAATCCGCACCCTCAACCAGGTGCGGCGGTGGGTGGCCGCTCAACTCTGGGCCTTCGTACGCGGCCCGCTCACCACGGCCCTCCGGTTTGCCACCCGTCGCTACGGCATCACCATCGTGGCCGGCGTGTCGCTGCTGTTCATCTCCTTCAGCTTCGCCAGCAACGGGTACATTGGCTTCTCCTTCTTCCCCAGCGTGCAGGGCAAGCTGGTGGCGGCCCAGCTGGAGATGCCGGTGGGCACCACACCGGAGGCCACCGAGCGCATGACGGCTCGGCTGCAGGAGACCGGATACGAGGCCATCGAGGAGCTCGAGAGAAAGGCCGGGCAAGACCTCGTCGAGAACGTGTACGTGGCCGTGGGCCGGCAGCCACAGGCCAACAGCGACCCCGGCGCGGGCGGCTTCACCGCCACGCAGGCGAACGTGGCCGAGGTGAGCTTCGAGATGATCGACCCCGAAGAGCGCGACATTACCTCCTCGCAGTTCGAGGAGCAGTGGCGAGAGGAGACCGGGCGCGTGCCCAGCGCACGCTCACTGTCGTTTACCGCAAACGTCGTGTCGGTGGGCAAGCCCGTCTCGGTGGAGCTGTCGGCCTCTACCCCCGAGAAGCTCGACCGGACGGTGGCCGCCGTGCAGGACTCCCTGGCCCGCTTCGGGGGCGTGTTCGACATCAAGTCGGACCAGGAGCAGGGCAAACAGGAGCTGGAGCTGGCGATGAAGCCGGGCGCTCGGACGCTTGGGCTCTCGCTCAATGACCTCGCCGGCCAGGTGCGCGCTGCGTTCTTCGGGCTTGAGTCCTACCGGCTCCAGCGCGGGCAGAACGAGGTGCGCGTCTACACCCGGCTGCCCGACGACCAGCGCAACTCCATCGAGGACCTGAACGACTATCGCATTCGCACGGCCGCCGGGGCACAGGTCCCCCTGGAGGAGGTCGCGGACGTGTCGTTCGGGTATAGCCCCTCGCAGATTAACCGGCAGGACGGCCGCCGGGTCGTCACGGTGACGGCCGACGTGGACCCGGGGGTTACGACCGGCAATGCAGTCAAGTCGAGCTTGGAGAACCGCGTACTCCCCAACATTCAGCGCGAGATTCCGGGGGCGACCTTCGGCTTCGGCGGGCAGCAGCGACAGCAGCGCAAGGCGCAGAGCGCCCTCGTCATCGGGTTCCTACTCGCGCTGTTTGCGATCTATGCCCTGCTGGCCATTCCCTTCCGGTCCTACCTCCAGCCCCTGGTCATCATGAGCACCATTCCGTTCGGCTGGATCGGGGCCCTGCTGGGTCACCTGATGCTCGACATCCAACTCGGCCTGCTTAGCATCTACGGCATTGTCGGGCTCAGCGGCGTCATCGTGAACGACGCCCTCGTAATGCTGGACTTTGCCAACGAGGAACGGGCCAAGGGCCGCGACTGGCCCGAATCGCTTGTCCGGGCCGGGCAGATGCGCTTCCGCCCCATCCTGCTCACGTCCCTGACGACGTTCCTGGGGCTCTTCCCCATCATCATTGAGCAGAGCGTGCAGGCCCAGTTCCTGATCCCGATGGCCGTGAGCCTCGGGGTCGGCATCGTCTTCGGCACCGCTGTCCTCATGATGATTGTCCCCTCGATCGCCATGCTGCAGGACCGCGCCGTCGGGTGGGTGCAGACCCGCCTCCTCGGCTACGACGAACCGGTGAAGCACTTCGGGCCGTACGAGGAAAAGGCCTTGAACGAGTAG